In one Alnus glutinosa chromosome 12, dhAlnGlut1.1, whole genome shotgun sequence genomic region, the following are encoded:
- the LOC133851055 gene encoding protein LOW PSII ACCUMULATION 1, chloroplastic isoform X2 has translation MLWSSLKQHLIWILTQWRPKLHFITKLVVMPTGRGEGKKAADCLRTALREYNLKFGTILNDPDLASFRALPEFKELQEEAKLGGEDIGYSFRRDLKLISEVQAPFRGVRRFFYVAFSAAAGISTFFTIPRLFGAIKGGDGAPDLWETAGNAAINVGGIIVLVALFFWDNKKEEEQLAQISRDETLSRLPLRLTTNRVVELVQLRDTVRPVILAGKKETVSLAMQKAERFRTDLLRRGVLLVPVIWGQGKEPQIEKKGFGIQPKAAAALPSIGEDFDKRAQSISAKSRLKAETRFKAEVVSPAEWERWIIDQQQSEGVTPGEDVYIILRLDGRVRRSGRGMPDWLEIVKELPPLEALLSKLER, from the exons ATGCTCTGGTCCAGTTTGAAACAGCACTTAATTTGGATCCTAACCCAGTGGAGGCCCAAGCTGCACTTTATAACAAAGCTTGTTGTCATGCCTACCG GAAGAGGGGAAGGAAAAAAAGCCGCTGATTGTCTACGAACTGCATTGAGAGAATATAACCTTAAATTTGGTACAATTCTTAATGATCCTGACTTGGCCTCCTTTAGAGCTTTGCCTGAATTCAAAGAATTGCAAGAAGAG GCTAAGTTGGGTGGGGAAGACATAGGCTACAGTTTCCGAAGAGATCTCAAACTCATTAGTGAAGTCCAAGCACCATTCCGGGGGGTTAGGAGATTCTTTTATGTGGCCTTCTCTGCAGCCGCAGGAATATCAACGTTCTTTACTATACCCAGGCTATTTGGTGCAATTAAAGGTGGTGATGGTGCACCTGATCTATGGGAAACTGCTGGAAATGCTGCTATTAATGTTGGAG GTATCATTGTCCTGGTGGCACTGTTTTTCTGGGACAACAAGAAAGAGGAGGAACAACTTGCCCAGATATCCCGAGATGAAACCCTATCAAGGTTGCCTTTGCGCCTAACCACTAATCGAGTTGTTGAACTCGTGCAGCTGCGAGACACTGTTAGGCCA GTTATTTTAGCAGGGAAAAAAGAGACTGTTTCTTTGGCCATGCAGAAGGCAGAGAGATTCCGGACTGATCTCCTTAGACGAGGTGTTCTTTTAGTCCCTGTCATCTGGGGTCAAGGTAAGGAACCACAAATTGAGAAGAAAGGATTTGGCATACAGCCAAAGGCAGCTGCTGCTCTTCCTTCTATTGGA GAAGATTTTGACAAACGGGCTCAGTCCATAAGTGCAAAATCAAGGTTGAAAGCTGAAACTCGATTTAAGGCCGAGGTTGTATCACCTGCAGAATGGGAAAG GTGGATAATCGATCAGCAACAATCTGAAGGAGTTACTCCTGGTGAGGATGTCTACATTATACTGCGACTAGATGGTCGGGTTCGAAGATCAGGGAGA GGCATGCCTGACTGGCTAGAAATTGTGAAGGAGCTGCCACCATTGGAGGCATTGCTGAGTAAGCTAGAAAGATAA
- the LOC133851888 gene encoding protein RALF-like 33, with translation MGSSCSSSSSMLLAFSLFVAALMISSRAAAVEASFEQSLRWAPTRHHCQGSIAECMGAGDDEFEMDSEINRRILATTQYISYGALQRNTVPCSLRGASYYNCKPGAEANPYNRGCSAITRCRS, from the coding sequence ATGGGTAGCTCTtgctcttcctcttcctctatGCTCTTGGCCTTTTCCTTGTTCGTCGCAGCTCTGATGATCTCCTCCAGGGCCGCTGCTGTTGAGGCGAGCTTCGAGCAGAGCCTGAGGTGGGCGCCGACGAGGCACCACTGCCAAGGTTCCATTGCTGAGTGCATGGGCGCAGGGGATGACGAGTTTGAGATGGATTCTGAGATCAACCGCCGGATCTTGGCGACCACACAGTACATAAGCTACGGGGCGCTGCAGCGGAACACCGTGCCTTGCTCTCTCAGGGGTGCCTCCTACTACAACTGCAAGCCTGGTGCAGAGGCTAACCCCTACAACCGTGGTTGCAGTGCCATCACTCGTTGCCGaagttaa
- the LOC133851055 gene encoding protein LOW PSII ACCUMULATION 1, chloroplastic isoform X1 — protein sequence MAVAAFAPHRQLFSLTNSKTRTRPWLSYKTNLLHSRKKTRFCFISCSSSSSSTSQSSEANIETAESCVNLGLQLFSKGRVKDALVQFETALNLDPNPVEAQAALYNKACCHAYRGEGKKAADCLRTALREYNLKFGTILNDPDLASFRALPEFKELQEEAKLGGEDIGYSFRRDLKLISEVQAPFRGVRRFFYVAFSAAAGISTFFTIPRLFGAIKGGDGAPDLWETAGNAAINVGGIIVLVALFFWDNKKEEEQLAQISRDETLSRLPLRLTTNRVVELVQLRDTVRPVILAGKKETVSLAMQKAERFRTDLLRRGVLLVPVIWGQGKEPQIEKKGFGIQPKAAAALPSIGEDFDKRAQSISAKSRLKAETRFKAEVVSPAEWERWIIDQQQSEGVTPGEDVYIILRLDGRVRRSGRGMPDWLEIVKELPPLEALLSKLER from the exons ATGGCTGTGGCTGCTTTTGCTCCGCACCGCCAATTGTTCAGCCTCACAAACTCAAAAACAAGAACAAGGCCATGGCTTTCATACAAAACAAACCTTTTGCATTCTCGAAAGAAAACtcgtttttgttttatttcttgctcttcctcttcttcttctacttcacaGTCTTCAGAAGCGAATATAGAGACAGCTGAGTCCTGTGTCAACTTGGGTCTCCAGCTCTTCTCCAAAGGACGG GTAAAAGATGCTCTGGTCCAGTTTGAAACAGCACTTAATTTGGATCCTAACCCAGTGGAGGCCCAAGCTGCACTTTATAACAAAGCTTGTTGTCATGCCTACCG AGGGGAAGGAAAAAAAGCCGCTGATTGTCTACGAACTGCATTGAGAGAATATAACCTTAAATTTGGTACAATTCTTAATGATCCTGACTTGGCCTCCTTTAGAGCTTTGCCTGAATTCAAAGAATTGCAAGAAGAG GCTAAGTTGGGTGGGGAAGACATAGGCTACAGTTTCCGAAGAGATCTCAAACTCATTAGTGAAGTCCAAGCACCATTCCGGGGGGTTAGGAGATTCTTTTATGTGGCCTTCTCTGCAGCCGCAGGAATATCAACGTTCTTTACTATACCCAGGCTATTTGGTGCAATTAAAGGTGGTGATGGTGCACCTGATCTATGGGAAACTGCTGGAAATGCTGCTATTAATGTTGGAG GTATCATTGTCCTGGTGGCACTGTTTTTCTGGGACAACAAGAAAGAGGAGGAACAACTTGCCCAGATATCCCGAGATGAAACCCTATCAAGGTTGCCTTTGCGCCTAACCACTAATCGAGTTGTTGAACTCGTGCAGCTGCGAGACACTGTTAGGCCA GTTATTTTAGCAGGGAAAAAAGAGACTGTTTCTTTGGCCATGCAGAAGGCAGAGAGATTCCGGACTGATCTCCTTAGACGAGGTGTTCTTTTAGTCCCTGTCATCTGGGGTCAAGGTAAGGAACCACAAATTGAGAAGAAAGGATTTGGCATACAGCCAAAGGCAGCTGCTGCTCTTCCTTCTATTGGA GAAGATTTTGACAAACGGGCTCAGTCCATAAGTGCAAAATCAAGGTTGAAAGCTGAAACTCGATTTAAGGCCGAGGTTGTATCACCTGCAGAATGGGAAAG GTGGATAATCGATCAGCAACAATCTGAAGGAGTTACTCCTGGTGAGGATGTCTACATTATACTGCGACTAGATGGTCGGGTTCGAAGATCAGGGAGA GGCATGCCTGACTGGCTAGAAATTGTGAAGGAGCTGCCACCATTGGAGGCATTGCTGAGTAAGCTAGAAAGATAA